One part of the Natrinema salinisoli genome encodes these proteins:
- a CDS encoding sodium/proline symporter, translated as MDAPSAVLQTSEIPIADDPVVLIFGSLYILMILAIGVWGYTKTETLSDFLITGKSIGTWVLAITVFSVVQSGFGFVGGPELIYAFGTTPIWIFGTAPIGFLIIWLVIGKRMRMLADIRDVLTLADGMYARYENDWVRGLTGITVIISVTGYLATNLAALQYVMRAIFGIPVAMGLLLGASVLLLYSVIGGMIAGVWTDFIQGITMIIGAILVFFYAVSFGGGVRNISENLAASDPALISPFGALGGITALSWWILFSVGGIGQAHTITKFYMIKDIKLLKWGAPIAAISYGISSLLAFTTGLSMRAMVEAGNIQALESASETMPIFVLNYAPSIVAGIVLSGLLAAIMSTSDSFLNIAAAAVTRDIPRALGRPIEDDQVEFRVTQIALVGVTVAATLIVHFSSALVGILGVIGWGLFAASFFPVVALGLNWKGATAPGAIAAIVVGLLLNIVYEVLPTAFSTFGMGSLAESISATYPFPETLVVGTAAMLISTIVLVVVSLVTQSEYTVPADIKPLLEQ; from the coding sequence ATGGACGCTCCGTCTGCCGTCCTCCAGACCTCAGAGATACCGATCGCTGACGATCCGGTCGTACTGATTTTCGGGTCCCTGTACATCCTTATGATCCTAGCGATCGGGGTCTGGGGGTATACCAAGACGGAGACGCTCAGTGACTTCCTGATTACTGGGAAGAGTATTGGCACGTGGGTGCTCGCGATAACCGTTTTCTCCGTCGTCCAATCAGGATTCGGCTTCGTTGGTGGTCCCGAGCTCATATATGCGTTCGGGACGACGCCCATCTGGATCTTCGGGACTGCACCGATCGGTTTCCTGATCATTTGGCTGGTGATCGGAAAGCGAATGCGGATGCTGGCGGATATCCGGGACGTCCTAACACTCGCTGATGGGATGTACGCTCGCTACGAAAACGACTGGGTACGCGGACTAACCGGGATTACAGTCATTATTTCGGTGACGGGATATCTCGCGACGAACCTCGCTGCACTCCAATACGTGATGCGAGCTATCTTCGGTATCCCGGTCGCGATGGGATTGCTCCTCGGTGCGAGCGTACTACTATTGTATAGTGTCATCGGCGGGATGATCGCGGGCGTCTGGACGGACTTCATCCAGGGAATCACGATGATCATCGGCGCTATTCTCGTATTCTTCTACGCGGTCTCGTTCGGAGGAGGCGTAAGAAATATCTCCGAAAACCTCGCTGCTTCCGATCCAGCGTTGATAAGCCCATTCGGCGCTCTTGGCGGTATAACGGCACTCAGTTGGTGGATCCTCTTCTCCGTCGGTGGTATCGGGCAGGCGCATACGATCACGAAATTCTATATGATAAAGGACATCAAGCTTCTCAAATGGGGAGCACCCATCGCTGCGATATCCTACGGAATTTCGAGTCTCTTAGCATTTACGACGGGACTGAGTATGCGAGCGATGGTCGAGGCAGGCAATATTCAAGCGCTCGAGAGCGCCTCTGAAACGATGCCGATTTTCGTGCTGAACTACGCGCCGAGTATCGTCGCTGGAATCGTCCTCTCCGGCCTGCTCGCTGCGATTATGAGTACCAGCGACTCGTTCCTGAACATCGCTGCCGCGGCCGTTACGCGAGATATCCCACGCGCTCTCGGTCGACCGATCGAAGACGATCAAGTCGAGTTCCGTGTCACTCAGATCGCCCTCGTCGGGGTCACCGTAGCCGCTACCCTGATCGTCCACTTCTCGAGTGCACTTGTCGGGATTCTCGGTGTGATCGGGTGGGGGCTGTTCGCTGCGTCCTTCTTCCCAGTGGTCGCTCTCGGACTCAATTGGAAGGGAGCGACGGCACCGGGTGCTATCGCAGCCATCGTCGTCGGCCTGCTTCTCAATATCGTATACGAGGTCCTGCCAACGGCATTCAGCACGTTCGGGATGGGCTCCCTCGCTGAATCCATTTCGGCTACCTACCCCTTCCCGGAAACGCTCGTCGTTGGAACAGCAGCTATGCTGATCTCGACGATCGTACTCGTTGTCGTCTCACTCGTGACCCAGAGTGAATACACCGTTCCAGCCGATATAAAACCGCTTCTCGAGCAATAG